Proteins encoded together in one Plasmodium brasilianum strain Bolivian I chromosome 6, whole genome shotgun sequence window:
- a CDS encoding subtilisin propeptide-like protein, protein MNFSGGDLTPIEPPNSIFSTEHRRWQNERNNKDCNNELLLKVIKNEMSYKQLPSKILLMTSKIYNIKSLFDEFSKDKKISKILQECGSYTYLKNLNTVIFTIHENADETYMPSFLQLLINNDVCIEFDQSVEAVGE, encoded by the coding sequence atgaatttttctGGGGGAGATTTAACACCTATTGAACCACCCAATAGTATATTTTCCACTGAACATCGAAGGTGGCAAAATGAAAGAAACAATAAAGATTGTAACAATGAGCTTCTGTTAAAAGTAATTAAAAACGAAATGAGTTATAAACAGTTACCTTCGAAAATTTTATTGATGACTTCTAagatttataatataaaaagtcTCTTTGATGAATTTTCgaaggataaaaaaatttcaaaaattctTCAGGAATGTGGAAGTTAcacatatttgaaaaatctGAATACGGTCATATTTACAATTCATGAAAATGCGGACGAAACATACATGCCGAGCTTTTTACAACTCCTTATAAACAATGATGTGTGCATAGAGTTCGATCAGAGTGTGGAAGCTGTAGGTGAATAA